The DNA sequence TCAACCTGAGAGGCCCGCTGGTAGTTTTCCCAGGAATATATATTGCCATATAGTTTACTGTATATAAACAGATAAGCCATGGCGACCAGTGCTGTAATCAGCACCGGAATCGCCACGGTAGCTGCATTTGCTGCAATTAAACGCTTCTTAAGATTCATTGCCGGTCCTCTTATTTAGTCATTTAGCATCATTTTCAAGCAAATTCTGAGATCTAGAACTCTTTTTTATCAAACAAATAAAACCCCGCTGTAAAAAACATCAGCGCGTAGCCAAGCATCAGACAAAACTCCCGGCCAATCTTCGCCAGCGGAAAAGAATTGGCCAACCACAAATTGTACCAGTCAAGCTGCGTAGTAATCAGCAGGCTTGTGTACTCGGAAAAGAAAATGCCAAAAGCCTTGATGGCCAGAAAAGCAATAACCGCAATAAAAAATACCGAAGTGCCACTTTTAAATATATTGGTCAGAAGCACAATCCCCAAAGCCAATGTAAACAGTGGAAACAGACTGATCACATAAGCAAGCATCGTTCGCGCCACAGCGGCAAAAGTAGCGGAATTGGCATTAAATAGAAAACCGGCTAGCATTGAGAAGGCCATTAAGATCAGCAGGTTGGCTAGAATAAAGACCGCAATGGCCGTGACTTTGGCCATAAATACTTTCAGCCTGCTGACCGGCCTGGTCAGCGTGACGCGCATCAGGTTATGGGAGAACTCCCCGGAAAAACAGTCAATGGCAACGAGCGCTGTAAACAGCGGCAGGATCGTATTGACGACGACCGACAAAACTAGTACGGGAAATTCCACGCTGCCGGTGCCTCTTACGCCAAAGCCGGTTCTAACACCAACGACGGCCAGCTGCCCCAGTACAATCACAACCAGTGAGATAATCAGCGCAACCAGGGCTTTTTTCTTTTTGTACAGCTTTTCAATTTCATTGATCAAAGCAGCTTTATACGCGGCCATTGCGTTCCACCTCACTGACAAAGTAATTCTCCAACGTGGCGTAATTTTGCAGAATCTTTTCCGTGCTGTCCACATTGAGCATCTTTCCGTTGACGATGACCCCGATCCTGCTGCAGGTAAGTTCAACATCATGGATCAGATGGCTTGAAATAAAAAAGGTGGTTCCTTCCTGTTCAGCCATCTGCTTAATGAGATTACGGACATCAATCATCCCCTCGACATCGAGTCCGTTCAACGGCTCATCCAGGATCAAAACTTTGGGCCTGGCCAGAATAGCCGCAGCTAAACCCAAGCGTTGCTTCATGCCTAGGGAAAACTTCCTGGGTTTTTCCTGTTTGTATTTGATCATACCGGTAAGCTCCAGAACCTCATCAATTCTGTGGTCATCGACTCCCGGGTAACACCGGGCACGCTGCCTTAAGTTTTCATAAGCGGTCAAGAACGGATAAGAGTCAGCAATTTCAATAATACAGCCAACTTCCGCCATGGCCTTCTCATATGATTCGGTAATACTATGCCCGAAAATCCTGACGTCACCGCGGTCCGGCCGGATCAATCCGGTCATGATCTTCATTGCCGTTGTTTTTCCTGCACCGTTTGGCCCAAGAAAACCAAAAATATCCCCCTGATCAATTTCCAGATTGATATCGTCAATGCCCCGGCCGTTTTTATACAGTTTGGTCAGGCTGCATATTTCAATCACTTTTTCCATATAATTGCCCCCATTGTGCACTGCAAGGAGCCTGCCGGGATTCCCCGGCAGCTCCAATTTAAAGTTATTGCTATTTGTTATTCGTTTTGTTACTTGTTATTCGTTATCTATCATCTAACTTTGCATCTGTTCATTCCAGAACAGGCGAGAAGACGGAATCGTAAGACCCGCTGGACATGTTCAAGTTGAAATACACCTTGGCATTTGCTTCATCCAGATAGATGCTTCCGGACCGGTTCGATCCGTCATTATCTCTGAATTCAAACATGGCATCCGATTTTGTCTGATTGGAAGTTGTGGCGTCAAACGTAAAGGTCAGGGCATTCTGAGCATACGTCTCAAAGCCTTCTCTGTATTTCTCGGAATATTCTCCGGCAATATTTGCGCTCTCAACATGGGCAATTTTCAGAATGCGTTCGCCAATCTTGACAAATTTACCTTCTTGCTCAATGATAATATCGTTTTTAAATGTCCCGATAAACTTTTCAGGATTGGAGATCTGAGGTCCGGCGCTGGTTCTTTCTGTTGTTCTCTGAACTTTTTTGCCGCTAAGGTCCGGCTTCTGAACAATTGTTTCATTGATATCCGTTAATTTAACAAGCGTTTCCATCGTAATTTCATGGACCTGTTCCTGTGCGTCCTTTCCGGATAATATCACTGTTGCCAGAATATAATCCAAGAGACCGTCGGAATTAACTGTGGCCGACCCTTCAATTTGTTTCACATAGATATCCTGCGTTAGTACAGGGATTCTGGCGCTATAGCTGTTTTGTCCCGAAAGAGCCTGTTTGACCTGAAGGGAAGCCACCGCGTTGACCAAAGCCGGAATCTGTACTTCAGACAGGGAACCCGAAAGCGCTTTGCTGCCATCGGCATTTTCCTGAACGACCACATGGTCCTTCAAACTGCCGACAACCGCATCCACGATCTTCTCAACATCTTCGGCTTCATCTTGTTTAAAAGGATTGTCAAATACATCCGTTTCGCGCTCCTGGGTATATTCGGTATAGTAATAGGCTTCATTGCCGGTGCCGATATCCGTACCATTGATCCAGGTGTTCTTATCCGTATAGTAATAAGAATCGGAAACCTTTCCGTCCGGACTCAGACTGCGGGAGCTGTCCTCGGTCGCCCCATTCAGCCGGTCAAATTTTTTGACATCGTTCTGGGAACTGATGATTTCACCGTTATACTTTATGGCAAATGAATAATCCAGGGTAAAGTTGTTAAATTTCTCTGAACAGCTCGCTGCGCTTTGCTTCAAGCCGTCCTTAAGCGTATCATAGCCACTTTTGCTGACAATGTCCGCCAGTGCAGTCGTCGCAAACAACAGAATCCCGACGGTAAAGACTACCGGCAGCACCGCTTTTTTAGATATTCTCATCTTCACTTACTCCTTTTCAAATATTGGAAAGCTTCCTGATCTTATTTTACTCCCAATATCTTGAATATCTGTAAACAGAATCTAAACAATTTATAAACAATGCTTCCGGGCAAAATAGACAATTCTTCTTTCAGTTTTTTACTCTTTGAAATAGATTTGAAATGGCGTTAAGCACGAGATTGAAAGGTCAGGTGCGCTGCAGCTTCCAAAGTGATTATCTGATATATTCGGGATTAATTATGTATCTTCCTTTATTTATTGTTAAGATGATGATTTCAGGATTAATCGGCTGCCGCCACCGGCTGTTCCTTGGCCAGATAATTGCCCACTCCTTCGAAAATAGCCATGGCCAGCTGCTGTTGATAAGCACTTTCGTTTAATTTCTTTTCTTCTTCCGGATTGGACAGAAAACCGACTTCAATCGTCACGGCCACCATATCCGTATTCTTGAGGATAAAATAGCTTTGGTTCGCTTTTGCTTCCCGTTTTTTTGTTCCGACTTTATTCAGACTTTGCTGGATACTTTCAGCCAGCAGTTTTCCTCCCTCGGATTCCGGATGGTAAAACACTTGCGGGCCATGCTGTCTTTGATCGGAAAAACTATTGGCGTGAATGCTCAGATATATTTTAGCCTGGGATTCCATAGCGGTTTGAATCCGGTAGGCCAAGTCCTCTCTTTTGCGTTGAAGCAGGCTTAAAGAAGTTCCAAAATCCCGGTCCTGCTCCCTTAGCATCACAACTTTGCTTCCGGCCTGGGTGAACAGTACCTGCAGCCTTTTAGAAACCTGCAGGTTCACATCCTTCTCCAGGGTTTTATTGACGCCAACAGCTCCAGGGTCAACCCCACCATGACCGGCATCAATCGAAATGGTTACCCCGCCGAGTATCCAGCTCCATCCCGGAACATTCTTGGCGGTATGCACTGCTGTTTTCTGGCCGAGAAAAATACCGGTTACGGCCAGAAGAACGAGAATGCTTGATGCCAGTATAATCTTTGGTCTTGGCATTATCTGTCCGTGCATCAGTCCACTGATCCGTGAATAATTCAGGTGTTTGGCCATGGTTTCCCCCCTCTCACCTATATCTATGGTGAAGGGCAGTGAATTATTCAAAAGGGAATGATTTCAGTGACCTTTGATCGGATATCAATAATTTTTCAATTCAATTAATAAGTATAGAAAGGTAAAAAATGAGAAAAACAAAAAAATCCCCCAACCTTTAGTTGAGGGATTCGCTGTTTCTTGGATATTAACGTTTGGAGAACTGAGGCGCTTTGCGGGCTTTTTTAAGTCCGTATTTGCGACGCTCTTTCATACGCGGGTCACGGGTAAGAAAACCTGCGCGTTTTAAAGCCGGACGAAGACTTTCATCTGCTTTAAGCAAAGCTCTGGCAATACCCATTCTGAGGGCACCGGCCTGGCCGGTTGTACCGCCGCCGTGAACTCTGGCAATTAAATCGTATTTCCCTAAAGTTTCAGTAACTTCTAAGGGCTGCTGAACAATCATCTCTAAAGTTTTCTTGCCGAAGTATTCACTTAGGTCTCTGTCGTTAATCGTATATTTTCCGTTACCGGCCAGAAGTCTGACCCGGGCAACTGCATTTTTCCTTCTGCCTGTACCTTGATACTGAAGCTGTGCTGACATGCTTTTACCTCCTTCCAACTATTTCATATTCCATACTTCTGCTTTTTGGGCCTGATGCGGATGTTCCGGTCCCGAGTATACTTTAAGTTTCTTATACATCTGTGCACCAAGTTTGTTGTGAGGAAGCATTCCTTTTACAGCATGTTCCATAGCTTTTTCGGGGGCTTTGCTCATCAGCACTCGGTAGGTCATTTCTTTCAGTCCGCCTGGATAACCGGTGTGCCAGCGATACATTTTCTTATCCAGTTTATTGCCGGTAATCAATGTTTTATCTGCATTGACGATAATGACAAAATCACCCGTGTCAACGTTCGGGGTAAATATCGGCTTATGTTTTCCTCTGAGCAAGCGGGCGGCTTCAGCTGCCACTCTTCCCAAAGAAACACCGGCTGCGTCAATGACTAACCATTTACGGTCCACCTCATGGGCTTTCGCAAATTGCGTGGTGGTCATGTTGGTTCCCTCCATTTTTAATCGCGTCCATCATGTTTTCATGTGCGATTTTTGAGTTCGTTATATCATCACCGGACGTGACGGGCTCATTCACGTTTCGGTAAAAGACTACTTAAAAAGTTTAACTAAAATAACGTCTTTCGTCAACCTATGGTTTCCTATTTCTTAAAGTTCCGGAAAGATTTCACCGGGACTGGATGCGTCATAATTGACATGGGTCAAGGTGAGTCCTCTGGCCGGAGCAGTTTCACCTGCTTTGGTTCGATCCCTGGACGCTAGTACTTCAGGGATTTCTTCCGGCTGTGTTCGGCCTTTACCCGCATCCATCAAGGTACCGGCAATAATTCTTACCATGTTATATAGAAACCCGTCACCAATACAGGTAACAACGATTTGTTCATCCAGCCAACATACTTTACAGCGGTACAGTGTCCGGACAAAACTTTTAGCCGAAGACCCGGCAGCGGCAAATGCACTGAAGTCATGTTTCCCTTCAAGCTGGGAAGCAGCCATTTGCATGGCGCTGACATTCAGCTGCAACGGCTCATGGAGAGAATACAGTCTTCTGAATACGTCAGGAATTCGTCCGTTATCGATTCTGTAATCGTATCTCTTCCACTTGGCGCTTTTCCTGGCACTAAAATCTTCAGGCATATCCCTGGCCTCGCGTATTCTGATATCATACGGCAGAATACTGTTCATGGCCTTAGGAATCTTCTCCTGCGGAATACGCGCTTCTGAGCAGAAATTAATCACTTGGCCGGCAGCGTGTACACCAGTATCCGTCCTGCCTGCTGTTGTGATTTTTATTTCTTCGGCAAAAAGCTTCTTCCAGACCTTTTCCAGTTCTCCCTGGATAGTTTGTCCATGTTCCTCTGGCTGGCGCTGGAATCCGTGGTAGTTTGTACCATCATAGGCTAATCGCAGAAGGATGTTGCGCATTTTTTTCTCCAGCAAACTTATAATATTGAACTGGACGGTATGCTTGTTTTCAAAAGAGCCAACAGGAAGTTCGAAGCTGAACATGTGTCAATGTTCAGAGGTACGATTCATGTGTGTGATTAATGGTTATCGATACGCTTATTTGGTTTCGTTACCCGGTATCAATCAATTCCTGGTATCCGGTTTCCGTTATCTGCAATCGAACACCGAACCTCGAACTTCGAACTTCAAAATTAGGCCTTCATCTTAGTCCACAAGCTCAACTAAAACCATTTCGGCAGCATCTCCACGACGATAGCCATTTTTCATGATTCTGGTGTAGCCACCCTGCCTATCGGCATATTTCGGAGCTATTGTATCAAAAAGCTCTTTTACTACCGTCTCATCCAGCAAAAATTCCATCGCCTGACGTCTGGCAGCCAGGTCACCCCTTTTGCCTAGGGTAATCATTTTCTCTGCCAGGGAATTCAGTTCTTTTGCTCTTGCTTCTGTTGTCTCAATCTTTCCATGCTTCAGCAAGGAAGTTACAATATTTCTTAACATAGCCCTTCTGCGGCTCATGTTAACTCCAAGCTTACGGTATGCCAACTGTGATCCCCCCTTTAGGTTTAATCTTCCGGAGTACGGAATCCCAGCCCAAGTTCTCTGAGCTTGTGTTCGACTTCTTCCAGAGATTTGCGCCCAAGATTGCGTACTTTGATCATATCTTCTTCAGTTCTTTGTGTCAGTTCTTCAACGCTGTTTATGCCGGCGCGTTTCAGGCAATTATAAGATCTTACGGAAAGATCCAGTTCTTCAATGGTCATTTCCAGAATCTTATCTTTGGCCTCTTCTTCTTTTTCCACCATGATTTCAACATTACCCAGATTATCGTTCAGTCCGATAAAGAGCCTCAAATGTTCGCTCAAAATCTTGGCTGCGAGACTAGTTGCCTCTTTCGGGGTAATACTGCCGTTAGACCATACTTCCAGGGTAAGCTTGTCAAAGTCAGTCATCATACCGACCCGGGTATCTTCTACAGCATAGTTGACTTTATAAATTGGGGTAAAGATGGAATCGACAGGAATAACGCCGATTACCTGATCTGCTTTTTTATTCTTCTCAGCTGAGACATAGCCGCGGGAACGTTCGACGTTCATTTCCATGAAGAGACGCCCGTCTTTATCCAACGTGGCGATCTTCAAATCTGGATTGAGAATCTCAATATCGGGACCGGTGATAATGTCTCTTGCGGTAACAACCCGTTCCCCTTCACATTCCAAACGCAGAACGCGTGGTTCATCCGTATGGCCTTTGAGAGCGAGGGATTTAATATTGAGAATGATCTCAGTTACGTCTTCCAAGACTCCTGGAATGGTTGAGAATTCGTGTAGTACGCCTTCTATTTTTACTGAAGTAACCGCGGACCCGGGTAGAGAAGAAAGCAGGATACGACGCAGGGAATTCCCCAAGGTAATGCCATAGCCTCTCTCTAAGGGTTCAATAATGAATTTGGCATAGGTATTATCTTCAGATCTCTCAACACATTCAATATTGGGCTTTTCGATTTCAAGCATCGGAATGCACCCCTTCTTTCCCGGAAAAGTTTAACGAGAATATTTCTCTACGATAAGATGTTCTTCAATCGGAATCTGAATATCTTCACGGGTTGGCATGTTGATGACAGTCCCTGTGATGCTATTGATATCCAGGCTTAACCATGCAGGAACGGCACGATCCTTTAAGGATTCGGCCATTTCCTTGATTCTATTGTTGTCTCTGCTGCTTTCTTTAATCGAAATTGCTTCGCCAGTGCTGACGAGATAAGATGCAATATCGACGCGTTTGCCATTGATTGTGATATGACCATGTGTCACAAGCTGACGTGCTTCGGGTCTGGATGAAGCAAAGCCAAGTCTGAAAACAACATTATCCAAACGGCGTTCCAATAAACGGAGAAGATTTTCCCCGGTCATACCTTTTTGACGGGCAGCTTTGTCGAAATATCCACGGAACTGTTTCTCAAGAACGCCGTAGATCCTCCGAACTTTCTGCTTTTCTCTGAGCTGAATGCCGTACTCAGTCGGTTTTTTGCCTCTAGCCTGTCCGTGCATGCCCGGAGCATACGCCCGACGGTCCACAGCACATTTATTGGTATAGCAGCGATCCCCTTTCAGGAATAACTTCTGACCCTCACGCCGGCACAGACGACATACTGATTCTGTATATTTAGCCATGTTTTACACCCCCTATACTCTTCTGCGTTTGGGCGGCCGACATCCGTTATGCGGTACCGGAGTTACGTCCCGAATAAGGTTCACTTCCAGACCTGCCGCCTGCAATGCTCTGATTGCGGCTTCACGGCCTGATCCTGGACCTTTGACAAAACATTCAACAATTTTGAGCCCATGCTCCATTGCTGCTTTGGCAGCTGTCTCTGCAGCCATCTGCGCAGCAAAAGGTGTGCTTTTACGTGATCCTTTGAAACCCAAAGAACCGGAACTGGACCAGGAAAGTGCGTTTCCGGTCGTGTCTGTAATGGTGACAATCGTATTATTAAAAGTCGACTTAATATGTGCTATGCCGCTTTCAACATTTTTACGTTCTCTTTTTCTGGTACGAACAACTTTACGAGCCATGCTTCAATGCCCCCCTTTACTTTTTCTTCTTTCCGCCAATTGCTCTTGCGGGACCTTTGCGTGTACGGGCATTGGTTTTGGTCCGCTGTCCGCGCACAGGTAGTCCACGACGATGGCGAAGGCCACGATAACTGCCGATTTCCATCAGTCTTTTAATGTTAAGGGACACTTCCCGACGTAGATCGCCTTCGACCTTGTATTCTTTATCAATTGTTTCCCTGATCTTGGCGACTTCGTCGTCTGTAAGATCTTTGACCCTGGTGTCAGGGTTAATCTGTGTTTTTGTCAGGATTTTTTTGGATTGAGAATTGCCGATACCATAGATGTAGGTAAGTGCAACCTCAACACGTTTGTCCCGAGGTATATCCACCCCTGCGATACGTGCCATCTAAATTTCACACCCCCATGTTCGATAATTAGTTCCAGTTACTTGATTTTCATATTTAGCGTCCGACTTTGTTAGTGTTAATCCGGTCCAAAGGCGACAACCCGCACATATTGCTAATCGATGTTCTAAGTTCGTTGTCCGGTATTGTCTGCTAGATCTTTGATGCATAATCATCGATCTTCGAACCTCGAACTTCATCCTCGATTTAGCCCTGGCGTTGCTTATGTTTCGGATTTTCGCAAATAACCATTACTTTTCCGTGCCGTCTAATAATTTTACACTTTTCACAAATCGGTTTCACAGAAGGTCTTACTTTCACCTGTGATTCCTCCCTTGTCCTTACTTAAATCTGTATACAATTCTTCCTCTGGTCAAGTCATAGGGAGAAAGCTCCACCGTGACCCGATCTCCAGGCAAAATTCTGATAAAATGCATCCGAATCTTGCCGGAGACATGCGCCAGTACCTTATGACCATTGTTTAATTCTACCGTAAACATTGCGTTCGGCAATGGTTCCAGTACTTTGCCTTCGACCTCAATCACATCTTCTTTTGACATTTGCGCCTATCCCTCCTTTGACATTTATTTACCGGTCTTCAGCCTTCAATTCGAGTTAGTATTTCCGGGCCATTTTCAGTGATGGCCACTGTGTGTTCAAAATGCGCCGATGCTCGGCGATCTTTCGTTACTACAGTCCACTGGTTCTCAAGAGTCTCAACCTGATAGCCTCCTAAGTTGACCATTGGTTCTATCGCCAGGACCATTCCTACCTCGAGTCTCGGCCCCCTGCCGGGTTTGCCAAAATTGGGTACTTGAGGTTCTTCATGCATTTTTCTGCCGATTCCGTGACCTACATAGTCCCGAACGACCGACATTGTATTCTCTTCTACATACGTCTGAATAGCGTAGGATATATCAAACAGCCGGTTACCTTTGAGTGCCTGGGCAATTCCACACCTGAGAGATTCTTCAGTCACTGCCAGCAGATTTTGAAGTTCCCTGCTGATTTCTCCTACCGGCAGTGTGATCGCAGAATCACCGACGTATCCGTCAATGATTGCCCCGCAATCAATACTGATAATATCTCCACTTTTCAGGGCCCTTAAACCCGGGATCCCATGCACCACTTCTTCATTAATCGAAGTACATAGTGTTGCGGGGAAGCCGTTATATCCTTTGAAGGCAGGAATCGCATTGCATTTGCCAATGTAATCTTCCGCCGCTCTGTCCAGTTGTTCCGTAGTTACTCCCGGGGCAACCATTTTCCGCATCAGTTCCAGAGTTTCTGCCACGATCCGGCCAGCTTTCCGCATGCGGCCAAGCTGTTCCTTACTCTTCAGTTCAATCATGGCTTCTTACTCCAACACGCTGAGAACATCGCTGAAAACCTGCTTAATTTCTTTATCCCCTTGAATTCTCTTGAGCAAGCCTTGGTTGTTATAATATGCAATCAGGGGTTCAGTCTGTGTATTATATACCTTCAGCCGATTTTGTGCTGTTTCAAGTGTGTCATCGCTTCTCTGGTAGAGTGCACCACCGCACTTGTCACAAACGTCCTGTTGTTTAGGAGCGTTGAAGACAGTATGGAAGGTTGCACCGCACTGTTTGCAGACTCTTCTTCCGGTGAGCCGTTCCAAGAGATCTGCTTCGCCCAGTTCAATGTTGATAACTCCGTCCAGAGCAATTTTCATGTCGCTTAAGATTTTCGCCAATGCATCCGCCTGGGCAGCCGTACGGGGAAACCCGTCCAGAAGGAAACCATTTTGACAATCAGCCTGAGCCAATCTGTCGGCTACAATCCCAATCGTTACTTCATCCGGGACAAGGCCACCCGCATCCATGTATTCTTTGGCCTTCATTCCCAGGGCAGTCTGTTCCTTGATTGCGGCTCTGAACATGTCCCCAGTTGAAATGTGGGGTATATGATAATGCTCAATGAGCAAATCGGCTTGTGTTCCTTTTCCTGCTCCAGGAGGACCCATGAGTATCATTCTCATCTCGATCGCCTCCTACTTTAAAAATCCTTGATAGTGACGCTGCATCAGCTGATTCTCCATCTGTTTCATCGTATCAAGAGCAACGCTGACCACAATCAGCAGGGATGTTCCACCTAAATAGATGTTATCTATTCCGGTGAATCCCATGATCAGACTGGGGAGAACAGCAATCAGTGCCAGGAATATCCCACCTGCCAAAGTCACTCTGCTCAGGATTTTAAACAAATAATCTGAAGTCGGACGACCCGGACGAATTCCGGGTATAAAACCGCCGTACTTTTTAAGATTATCCGCGACATCTACAGGATTAAAGGTAATTCCTGTATAGAAATAGGTAAAGAAAATAATGAGCAATGCATACATGATCAAGTACGGTATTGAATAGGCTGAGCCGTTCATTTGCAGCCATTTCTGGGCAAAAAGAGCGAAGGCTGAGTCCTGTGGGAGCCAGGTCGCAATGGTTGCCGGAAAGGCCATTAAGGAAATACCGAAAATAATCGGAATAACGCCCGCCTGATTAACTTTTAACGGAATATGAGAGCTCTGTCCACCGTATTGCTTGCGGCCGACGACTCTTTTGGCATATTGAACCGGAATTCTTCTTTGGCCCTCCTGGATAAATACAACAGCGGCAATAATCAGCGCTGCAATAACCACTAAGCCTACGATTGATATCCAACCGATTTCGCCAACCTGCAGCAGCCCAACCAAGTACTTGATTGCATCTGGAATCCCAGCAACAATACCGGCAAAGATAATGAGTGAGATGCCATTGCCAATGCCTTTTTCGGTGATCTGTTCGCCCAGCCACATCAGAAAAGCTGTACCTGCGGTCAGTACGATTGCAATCATAATGTAAATTAGAATCCTAAGCGACTCTTGAGGAATCGTAAGCGCACCTCTTAAGCCGATGGTCAGTCCAAAACCGTTGATGAAGCCAAGTACAACAGTACCATAGCGGGTATACTGAACAATCTTTTTTCTGCCCTGATCGCCCTCTTTTGATAGTCTTTCCAGATAAGGAATGACGACCGTTAAGAGCTGAATAATGATGGAGGCAGTGATATAGGGCATGATACTTAATGAGAATACAGAGAAGCGTTTCAGGGAGCCACCAGAGAATGTGTTGAAGAAATCAAACAATCCTCCACTGCCCATCATGTTTTGAAGCACTTCACGATCCATAAACGGAATCGGGATGTGAGACCCAATCCTAAAGATCAGAAGCATAAGCAAGGTGAACCCTATTTTCTTTCTAATGCTCGGAACTTTCCAGGCATCCTTCAGGGTTTCAAGTATCAATTTATTCCACCTCTACTTTTCCACCGGCAGCAGTAATCTTCTCTGCTGCTGTTTTGCTTACCTTATGAACTTTTACGGTTAATGATTTGGTCAATTCCCCGTCTCCGAGTACTTTGACACCATCCTTGACTTTATTGATGAGTCCAGTCTCAAATAAAGCTTCAATGGTAACTTCTTCACCATTTTCAAATCTTTCTTCAAGATCGGATACATTGATGACCTCATATTCTTTTCTAAAATTATTTGTAAAACCGCGTTTCGGAAGTCTGCGGGTAATGGGCATTTGGCCACCTTCGAATCCGGGACGGACACCGCCGCCGGAACGGGCTTTCTGACCCTTGCTACCACGGCCGGCTGTATTTCCAAGTCCCGAGCCGTTGCCTCTTCCAACACGTTTGCGTGATTTGGTCGAACCTTCTGCAGGTTTGAGTTCATGGAGTTTCAATATGGACACCTCCTTACTT is a window from the Dehalobacter sp. DCA genome containing:
- the map gene encoding type I methionyl aminopeptidase; the protein is MIELKSKEQLGRMRKAGRIVAETLELMRKMVAPGVTTEQLDRAAEDYIGKCNAIPAFKGYNGFPATLCTSINEEVVHGIPGLRALKSGDIISIDCGAIIDGYVGDSAITLPVGEISRELQNLLAVTEESLRCGIAQALKGNRLFDISYAIQTYVEENTMSVVRDYVGHGIGRKMHEEPQVPNFGKPGRGPRLEVGMVLAIEPMVNLGGYQVETLENQWTVVTKDRRASAHFEHTVAITENGPEILTRIEG
- a CDS encoding adenylate kinase — protein: MRMILMGPPGAGKGTQADLLIEHYHIPHISTGDMFRAAIKEQTALGMKAKEYMDAGGLVPDEVTIGIVADRLAQADCQNGFLLDGFPRTAAQADALAKILSDMKIALDGVINIELGEADLLERLTGRRVCKQCGATFHTVFNAPKQQDVCDKCGGALYQRSDDTLETAQNRLKVYNTQTEPLIAYYNNQGLLKRIQGDKEIKQVFSDVLSVLE
- the secY gene encoding preprotein translocase subunit SecY — its product is MILETLKDAWKVPSIRKKIGFTLLMLLIFRIGSHIPIPFMDREVLQNMMGSGGLFDFFNTFSGGSLKRFSVFSLSIMPYITASIIIQLLTVVIPYLERLSKEGDQGRKKIVQYTRYGTVVLGFINGFGLTIGLRGALTIPQESLRILIYIMIAIVLTAGTAFLMWLGEQITEKGIGNGISLIIFAGIVAGIPDAIKYLVGLLQVGEIGWISIVGLVVIAALIIAAVVFIQEGQRRIPVQYAKRVVGRKQYGGQSSHIPLKVNQAGVIPIIFGISLMAFPATIATWLPQDSAFALFAQKWLQMNGSAYSIPYLIMYALLIIFFTYFYTGITFNPVDVADNLKKYGGFIPGIRPGRPTSDYLFKILSRVTLAGGIFLALIAVLPSLIMGFTGIDNIYLGGTSLLIVVSVALDTMKQMENQLMQRHYQGFLK
- the rplO gene encoding 50S ribosomal protein L15, which codes for MKLHELKPAEGSTKSRKRVGRGNGSGLGNTAGRGSKGQKARSGGGVRPGFEGGQMPITRRLPKRGFTNNFRKEYEVINVSDLEERFENGEEVTIEALFETGLINKVKDGVKVLGDGELTKSLTVKVHKVSKTAAEKITAAGGKVEVE